The proteins below are encoded in one region of Silene latifolia isolate original U9 population chromosome 2, ASM4854445v1, whole genome shotgun sequence:
- the LOC141641745 gene encoding uncharacterized protein LOC141641745: protein MRENEDIQTYTSRVTEIVNQMKIYGEDITDTRIVQKFLATLTKKFDMIVTLLKNQGISQSSRRIELLGSLLAYDQKFKTGESSSEDAFKSSHKEKRSGGWKKKSDDGGNKQMSQSKGKFPPCGICGKNNHAEKNCFFKGKPQCHHCKKYGHFKKDCRQKQMESKDQAHYSSSVNNEHLFYAGQAKTSSKESRWLIDSGCTSHMTNDSSIFSELDTSVQTPVRMGNGEVLTSKGKGTIIVPTKRGTKYIKDVFACPGSSLKIC, encoded by the coding sequence ATGAGGGAGAATGAAGACATACAAACTTACACTTCAAGAGTAACGGAGATAGTTAATCAAATGAAGATATATGGCGAAGATATTACCGACACGAGAATCGTGCAAAAATTTCTCGCGACTTTAACCAAAAAGTTCGACATGATTGTCacattattgaagaatcaagggATCTCTCAAAGCTCACGAAGAATCGAGCTACTTGGATCCTTACTCGCCTATGATCAAAAATTCAAGACCGGAGAATCTTCTTCCGAGGATGCTTTCAAGTCATCGCATAAAGAAAAGCGGTCCGGAGGGTGGAAGAAGAAAAGTGACGATGGTGGCAATAAACAAATGTCACAATCAAAGGGAAAGTTTCCTCCTTGTGGCATTTGTGGAAAGAATAATCATGCAGAAAAGAATTGCTTTTTCAAAGGCAAGCCCCAGTGTCACCATTGTAAGAAGTATGGGCACTTTAAAAAAGATTGTAGACAAAAACAAATGGAGTCCAAGGACCAAGCTCATTATTCAAGTAGCGTTAATAATGAGCACCTCTTCTATGCCGGCCAAGCAAagacttcaagcaaagaaagtagGTGGCTAATTGACAGTGGTTGTACAAGTCACATGACGAATGATTCAAGCATCTTTAGCGAGTTGGATACTTCTGTCCAAACTCCGGTACGAATGGGGAATGGCGAAGTTCTGACATCGAAGGGCAAAGGTACGATCATTGTTCCAACTAAGCGGGGTACAAAATACATTAAAGATGTCTTTGCTTGTCCCGGATCTTCTTTGAAAATTTGCTAA